The Drosophila bipectinata strain 14024-0381.07 chromosome 3L, DbipHiC1v2, whole genome shotgun sequence region GCGACAGCCCAAAGCAAGAACTCCATAGGTCACAATATCCGGACGCAATCCAGCGGTGCGGATCATGGACAGAACTTCCTTGGCGCTCTCGTAATCGAACCGCATCGATcgtttttttatcaaaatattaaagaagtcGATATCCACTTTTAGGCCAATCTTACGCACAAAAGCGAGCAACTGCTTCTCCGCTGCATGTGTTGGTGGGATCACCTCCAGCATCGTGGTGAAAGTTTCGATGTCTGGGGTGATCTGGTGCTGTTTCATAAGCTCTAGGAAGCCTGTGAGGCCACCCAGTAGGAGGAACCGTTCATGGGGACGCGTCACCTCCTCCAAAGCCACCAAGCTTCCAAGATGGGGACTGGGCAGTAAGAGATTCGGCAGCTCCAGTTCGCTGGCTGTTGTGGCTACCTCGATTTGTGCAGGAATGGAAGATTCTCGAGCAGCTGTGCTTGGTAAATCGCTCTTCTCTCCATCATCCAGCTGCAGAACTCCCTTTTTTTGGGCTGCGGATGGTGCAATCTGTTCGAGGACTTCTCTCATCGCATCCAAATCCCCGAAACCACAATCCCGGACGCATCTAAGCATAGCGTTAAAGCTATAGTAGTCTGGACTGATTCTTTGTTGCAGCATCTTGTGCCATGTGAGAAGGGCATGGCGGAATCCATGCTCCGCGTTGCCAGCACACGCttgtaacaaaaaattaaacgtCTCGGCATTCATGTCCAACTGACGCTCTGCCATTTCATCGGCTAGCATGTAGGCCGTGTTTACATCTCCACATCTACCATAAGCCTTGATCATGGCATTGTAGTTCTTCACATTCGGTTCGTATCCCTTCTCCAGCATGTTCTCCCTAAGGATCTGGGCCTTGGCCAGACCATCGCTAGCCGCCGGAGCATTAGCGCAGGCATTAAAGAGAGAAGTGTATGTTCCCCCGGTGACGGGCAATCCTCGCTGACGCATCTTGGTGTACAGGGAAAAGGCTTTTCGTGTATAGCCAGCCTTGGCACAGCCGCTTATTAACAGGTTATAGATGTACTTGTCCGGCTTGACCCGATCCTCACGCAGCATTCGCGTTTCTAGAACAGCAATGGCCTCGTTTAGCCGGTTAGCTTTCAGATAATCCTTGATCTGACGAGCATACTCCACAGCCTGAAGTTTCTTGGAGCGCCGAGTGGGTGAGTTAATGTATGCTTCTTCTTCTGCATCTCCGGGATCCTCTGGGTGACTATTGACTACCTTCGCATCACCAAATGTATCCGGGTCGCCAAAATCCCGAATCTTTTCCGGAACTCTTTCCTTcggtttttctttatttttcctGCGCTGCGTGACTAACTCAGTAATGTCCTCCGGCTTGAACTCTTCCTTGAATGGATTTTGATGCCTGTTGGATTCTCTTTTAGCTTTTAGCCCAGCTTCCTCATCTGTTATCCGCACGTGCAAATGCCGGTTATGTCCCAAAACCCATGGGACAGGAGGAGCCAATTCTCGATTCATGTTATAACTATTAGGGCCCCTTCTAGTAGCATTCCACTGCATGCTACGCATATGGGGAACCAATGAGCGGCTGAACAACCGCAAAGCCATACTTTCTGTTGAAATTTTCAG contains the following coding sequences:
- the LOC108127661 gene encoding pentatricopeptide repeat-containing protein 1, mitochondrial, coding for MALRLFSRSLVPHMRSMQWNATRRGPNSYNMNRELAPPVPWVLGHNRHLHVRITDEEAGLKAKRESNRHQNPFKEEFKPEDITELVTQRRKNKEKPKERVPEKIRDFGDPDTFGDAKVVNSHPEDPGDAEEEAYINSPTRRSKKLQAVEYARQIKDYLKANRLNEAIAVLETRMLREDRVKPDKYIYNLLISGCAKAGYTRKAFSLYTKMRQRGLPVTGGTYTSLFNACANAPAASDGLAKAQILRENMLEKGYEPNVKNYNAMIKAYGRCGDVNTAYMLADEMAERQLDMNAETFNFLLQACAGNAEHGFRHALLTWHKMLQQRISPDYYSFNAMLRCVRDCGFGDLDAMREVLEQIAPSAAQKKGVLQLDDGEKSDLPSTAARESSIPAQIEVATTASELELPNLLLPSPHLGSLVALEEVTRPHERFLLLGGLTGFLELMKQHQITPDIETFTTMLEVIPPTHAAEKQLLAFVRKIGLKVDIDFFNILIKKRSMRFDYESAKEVLSMIRTAGLRPDIVTYGVLALGCRTQEEARELLQQMQVAGVKINMPILGAMLRQGCAQKSFGYINEIMQLSLEEGVKPNEPFLRHLYNFHRGCARAIDARHPSTKSTAFKKGHSKFCDKYRLYYEEVGLNGLKLEDAIAKVKESPYAKFKEQTEEGLEPLKTDQIKRKTKVRKYIKKIKIDQLQDDPPKEPLRRID